A region of Desulfuromonas sp. TF DNA encodes the following proteins:
- a CDS encoding response regulator transcription factor, giving the protein MIRIFIADDHVLIRNGLRELLGTHADIEIVGEAADGIETLKKTRQLRPHVLILDVAMPGMNGLETAKLVHEIVPETRIVILSMFEKESFARQALQAGASGYVLKGASHSDIVAAIRAVHAGGYYFSARITTDLIRSYLDTTPPKQPSRGKYELLTDRERQVFGLLVEGHSTTAIAQILCVSYKTVEKHRGSISRKLDIANPIEMLKYAVRLGLVDPEFWES; this is encoded by the coding sequence ATGATCCGGATTTTCATCGCGGACGATCACGTCCTCATTCGAAACGGGCTGCGCGAACTGCTGGGAACCCATGCCGACATTGAGATCGTCGGCGAAGCCGCCGACGGCATCGAAACCCTGAAGAAAACCCGGCAGCTTCGCCCCCATGTGCTCATCCTCGATGTGGCCATGCCTGGGATGAACGGGCTGGAAACCGCCAAACTGGTTCACGAGATCGTCCCCGAAACCCGGATCGTGATCCTCTCCATGTTCGAAAAAGAGTCTTTCGCCCGCCAGGCCCTCCAGGCGGGAGCCAGCGGCTACGTCCTCAAGGGGGCGAGCCACTCCGACATCGTGGCCGCCATCCGCGCAGTACATGCCGGCGGATATTATTTCAGCGCCCGCATCACCACGGACCTCATCCGGAGCTACCTCGACACTACCCCCCCCAAGCAGCCCTCCCGGGGCAAATATGAACTGCTCACCGACAGGGAACGTCAGGTGTTCGGCCTGCTGGTCGAAGGCCATTCGACGACGGCCATTGCCCAGATCCTCTGCGTCAGCTACAAGACCGTGGAAAAGCACCGGGGGAGCATCTCCCGCAAACTGGACATCGCTAACCCTATTGAAATGCTCAAGTACGCAGTACGCCTGGGCCTGGTCGATCCTGAATTCTGGGAGAGCTGA
- a CDS encoding TetR/AcrR family transcriptional regulator → MEKNGKRSIILNAALDLFAEKGFHGAPTSLLAQAAGVGVGTIYRYFKDKDELIRELYREVLERVQARVYGDSPPGLPVRERYVRAMSRLLRFFLENPLEFRFMEQYYFSPFSSDDDCAAPEENETIRQLLITARTERVVKEAHLSVLQALAFGPIVALAKEHINRSLAVDEEMIRQTVEASWDGLKRY, encoded by the coding sequence ATGGAAAAAAACGGCAAACGAAGCATCATTTTGAATGCAGCTCTGGACCTCTTCGCGGAGAAGGGGTTCCACGGAGCGCCCACTTCCCTGCTGGCCCAGGCGGCGGGGGTGGGGGTGGGGACCATCTACCGTTATTTTAAGGACAAGGACGAGCTCATCCGCGAACTGTACCGGGAGGTACTCGAGCGTGTCCAGGCCCGCGTCTACGGGGATTCCCCGCCCGGGCTGCCGGTGCGCGAACGCTATGTCCGGGCCATGTCCCGGCTGCTGCGTTTTTTCCTCGAGAATCCCCTGGAGTTCCGGTTCATGGAGCAGTATTACTTCTCCCCCTTCTCCAGTGACGACGACTGCGCCGCTCCGGAAGAGAATGAAACCATCCGACAGCTGCTGATTACGGCCCGGACCGAGCGGGTTGTGAAGGAGGCGCACCTCTCCGTTCTGCAGGCCCTGGCCTTCGGCCCGATCGTCGCTCTGGCCAAGGAGCATATCAACAGGAGCCTGGCCGTGGATGAGGAGATGATCCGACAGACCGTCGAGGCTTCCTGGGATGGTTTGAAGCGGTATTAG
- a CDS encoding sensor histidine kinase, with the protein MIRRDEKMREESFHGEAVIGRWISPEWPRHLTPVRLLIILAVAVFVAEVVIMLIMSQLPPVTGVIQPIIDATILLLLLSPSYYFLFLPLKKHYAEHLRSDLEIQRLSSQMIRAIESEKKHLARELHDEFGQTLTALQFGIESIRSSQPGAGAEERRQLDYLRKLVGRLSDHIRDITSDLRPPLLENCGLGDTLQWHVEELKTNGCGFEIETELEECPRLDPDIEITIFRICQEGLNNVSKHAGASRARVRLFYDSHRVGLILEDDGRGFSDSGQPKMAGTPPGVGLIGMRERIAAVGGRLMISSTLGKGTRIWARIPLAYGSLP; encoded by the coding sequence ATGATCCGTCGCGACGAAAAAATGCGGGAGGAGTCCTTTCACGGCGAAGCCGTCATCGGACGCTGGATATCACCCGAGTGGCCCAGGCATCTTACCCCAGTTCGTCTGCTGATTATTCTTGCGGTGGCCGTCTTCGTCGCCGAAGTCGTCATCATGCTGATCATGTCGCAACTGCCTCCCGTCACCGGGGTGATCCAGCCGATCATTGATGCCACCATCCTGCTGCTGCTCCTTTCCCCCTCCTATTATTTTCTTTTCCTGCCGCTGAAAAAGCATTACGCCGAACATCTCAGGTCTGATCTGGAGATCCAGCGCCTTTCGAGTCAGATGATCCGCGCCATCGAAAGCGAGAAAAAACATCTCGCCCGGGAACTGCATGATGAGTTCGGCCAGACACTGACGGCGCTGCAGTTCGGAATTGAATCCATCCGCAGCTCCCAGCCGGGAGCCGGAGCCGAAGAGCGGCGTCAGCTCGACTACCTTCGGAAACTGGTGGGCCGGCTCAGCGATCACATCCGGGATATCACTTCCGACCTGCGTCCTCCCCTTCTGGAAAACTGCGGTCTTGGCGACACCCTGCAATGGCATGTCGAAGAGTTGAAAACCAATGGCTGCGGCTTCGAAATAGAGACGGAGCTGGAGGAGTGCCCCCGCCTTGATCCGGATATCGAGATCACGATTTTCCGGATCTGTCAGGAGGGGCTGAATAATGTCTCCAAGCATGCGGGAGCCAGCCGCGCCAGGGTTCGTCTGTTCTATGATTCTCACCGGGTGGGTCTGATTCTGGAAGATGACGGGCGGGGGTTCTCCGATTCGGGACAGCCGAAAATGGCTGGAACTCCCCCGGGAGTGGGTCTCATCGGCATGAGGGAGCGCATCGCGGCCGTGGGGGGACGCCTGATGATCAGTTCGACCCTCGGGAAAGGTACCCGGATATGGGCCAGAATCCCCCTTGCCTACGGGAGCTTGCCGTAA